One window of the Salvia splendens isolate huo1 chromosome 1, SspV2, whole genome shotgun sequence genome contains the following:
- the LOC121798886 gene encoding AT-hook motif nuclear-localized protein 9-like: MDVSGVRNSIPTEAEHDGSLVAAAMIEVAVENGGGFREKRKRGRPRKQLGGGIQPEFRVVAEDSGGPQKRGRGRPKGSGKWQILAASFDIKGGSNFSPYIIDVEAGENIAERIRSFSERTCDSADFSIIRLNGSHTYNEKGGAKLCLLSVHLADSHNNFYGGAVAGSLIAAGPTQIIVGIFRQNLKQKARVRSPNNNITITSNENGNGTVEVGVGAEKEEGGAMAIINVSAPHFKSFQPPSYV, from the exons ATGGATGTTAGCGGCGTCAGAAACAGCATTCCGACGGAGGCAGAACACGACGGTTCATTAGTTGCTGCGGCGATGATAGAGGTGGCAGTGGAGAACGGCGGCGGGTTTAGGGAAAAGAGGAAGAGAGGGCGGCCGAGAAAACAGCTGGGAGGAGGAATCCAGCCGGAATTTAGAGTGGTGGCGGAGGATTCCGGGGGGCCACAAAAGCGCGGTAGAGGCCGCCCTAAGGGCTCCGGTAAATGGCAAATCTTGGCCGCCTCTTTTG ACATAAAGGGTGGAAGCAATTTCTCACCTTACATAATCGACGTTGAGGCAGGAGAG AACATTGCTGAAAGGATTAGGTCATTTTCGGAGAGGACTTGTGATTCA GCCGATTTTAGTATTATTCGCCTAAATGGATCGCATACATATAATGAAAAAGGAGGTGCCAAACTCTGCCTTTTGAGCGTTCACCTGGCGGATTCCCATAATAACTTCTATGGCGGCGCAGTTGCCGGCTCACTTATCGCTGCCGGCCCCACTCAG ATTATAGTTGGTATATTTAGGCAAAACTTGAAGCAGAAAGCAAGAGTAAGGTCACCAAACAACAACATTACTATTACTTCAAATGAGAATGGGAATGGCACAGTTGAAGTTGGAGTGGGAGCAGAGAAGGAGGAAGGGGGGGCTATGGCAATCATCAACGTCTCTGCGCCACACTTTAAATCTTTTCAACCTCCATCTTATGTTtga
- the LOC121743098 gene encoding AP-2 complex subunit alpha-1-like, with amino-acid sequence MALSGMRGLSVFISDIRNCQNKEQERLRVDKELGNIRTRFKHEKGLSHYEKKKYVWKMLYIYMLGYDVDFGHMEAVSLISAPKYPEKQVGYIVTSCLLNENHDFLRLAINTVRNDIIGRNETFQCLALTLVGNIGGREFAESLAPDVQKLLISSSCRPLVRKKAALCLLRLFRKNPDVVNVDGWSDRMAQLLDERDLGVLTSSMSLLVALVSNNHEAYWSCLPKCVKTLERLARNQDIPQEYTYYGIPSPWLQVKTMRALQYFPTVEDPNTRRSLFEVLQRILMGTDVVKNVNKNNASHAVLFEALALVMHLDAEKEMMSQCVALLGKFIAVREPNIRYLGLENMTRMLMVTDVQDIIKRHQAQIITSLKDPDISIRRRALDLLYGMCDVSNAKDIVEELLQYLSTADFAMREELSLKAAILAEKFAPDLSWYVDVILQLIDKAGDFVSDDIWFRVVQFVTNNEDLQPYAAMKAREYLDKPAIHETMVKVSAYILGEYSHLLGRRPGWSPREIFNIIHEKLPTVSTPTISILLSTYAKILMHTQPPDEELQKQIWAIFRKYESCIDAEIQQRAVEYLALSMKGAALMDILAEMPKFPERQSSLIRKAEDSEADTAEQSAIKLRAQQQTSNALVLTDQRPANGTQPAPQLGLVKVPTMTSTDESTSGQGLAHENGIVAVVDPQPPSGPSPDLLGDLLGPLAIEGPPGTAPQSDPSVASGLEGGPNQDALALAPVEDQTSTVQPIGDIGEKFRALCLKDSGVLYEDVNIQIGIKADWRGHHGRVILFLGNKNTSPLVSVQALILPPSHLRTELSLVPETIPPRAQVQCPLEVVNLQPSRDSAVLDFSYKFGTNVVNVKLRLPAVLNKFLQPILVSPEEFFPQWRSLTGPPLKLQEVVRGVRPMLLAEMANLFSSLHLTVCPGLDPNANNLVVSTTFYSESTRAMLCLIRIETDPADRTQLRMSVASGDPTLTFELKEFVKEQLISIPVPSGPPAPMPPQAQPITPPTPSSDPGAILAGLL; translated from the exons ATGGCGCTTTCCGGCATGAGAGGGTTGTCGGTTTTCATCAGCGACATCCGGAATTGTCAGAATAAAGAGCAGGAGCGCCTTCGTGTTGATAAGGAGCTCGGGAACATCCGAACTCGCTTTAAGCACGAAAAG GGTTTATCACATTATGAGAAGAAGAAATATGTCTGGAAAATGCTTTACATTTATATGCTAGGGTATGATGTTGATTTTGGCCACATGGAAGCTGTTTCTTTAATATCTGCGCCAAAGTATCCTGAGAAACAG GTTGGCTACATCGTGACGTCATGTCTTCTAAATGAGAACCATGATTTCCTGAGATTAGCAATTAATACTGTCCGCAATGACATTATTGGCCGCAATGAGACTTTTCAGTGTCTTGCCTTGACATTG GTTGGGAACATTGGTGGGAGAGAATTTGCTGAGTCTCTGGCTCCTGATGTTCAAAAATTACTT ATATCTAGCAGTTGCAGACCGCTTGTTAGGAAGAAGGCGGCACTATGTCTGCTGCGCCTCTTTCGAAAAAATCCTGACGTGGTTAATGTGGATGGCTG GTCGGACCGGATGGCACAGCTATTAGATGAACGTGATTTAGGAGTATTGACTTCTTCTATGAGCCTCTTAGTCGCTTTAGTGTCTAACAACCATGAGGCGTACTGGAGTTGTCTACCAAAGTGTGTTAAAACCCTGGAAAGACTTGCTAGAAATCAGGATATTCCACAAGAATACACTTATTATGGTATTCCTTCGCCTTGGCTTCAG GTTAAGACGATGAGGGCTCTCCAATattttccaactgttgaagatCCAAATACAAGAAGATCATTGTTTGAG GTTCTGCAAAGGATACTAATGGGAACTGATGTTGTGAAAAATGTCAACAAGAATAATGCATCACATGCTGTTCTTTTTGAAGCTCTTGCTCTC GTCATGCATCTTGATGCTGAGAAAGAAATGATGTCTCAGTGTGTTGCACTGCTTGGGAAATTTATTGCTGTTCGTGAACCTAATATAAGATACCTTGGCTTG GAGAACATGACTCGGATGTTGATGGTCACAGATGTGCAGGATATTATTAAAAGACATCAAGCTCAGATCATTACTTCACTGAAGGATCCTGATATCAG TATCAGGAGACGCGCCCTTGATTTGCTGTATGGCATGTGTGATGTTTCAAATGCAAAGGACATAGTTGAAGAATTATTACAG TATCTTAGCACAGCAGACTTTGCAATGCGGGAAGAGTTGTCACTTAAAGCTGCAATTCTTGCAGAGAAGTTTGCCCCAGACTTGTCATG GTATGTGGATGTGATTCTTCAGCTGATAGACAAGGCAGGTGATTTCGTAAGTGATGACATTTGGTTCCGCGTGGTGCAGTTCGTTACAAATAATGAGGATTTACAG CCGTATGCAGCTATGAAAGCTAGAGAGTACCTTGACAAGCCTGCCATTCATGAGACGATGGTGAAG GTCAGTGCATATATCCTTGGAGAATATAGTCATCTTCTAGGCAGACGTCCAGGATGGAGTCCGAGGGAAATTTTCAACATTATACATGAGAAACTTCCCACTGTTTC GACACCAACAATTTCTATCCTTCTTTCCACGTATGCAAAGATTTTAATGCACACTCAACCACCTGACGAGGAGCTACAGAAGCAAATCTGGGCAATTTTCAGAAA GTACGAGAGTTGTATTGATGCTGAAATACAGCAACGGGCAGTTGAATATCTAGCTTTGAGCATGAAAGGTGCAGCTCTAATGGATATACTTGCTGAAATGCCAAAGTTCCCTGAAAGACAG TCATCATTGATAAGAAAAGCTGAAGATTCTGAGGCTGATACAGCTGAGCAAAGTGCAATTAAATTGCGGGCACAGCAGCAGACCTCTAATGCATTGGTACTTACTGATCAACGCCCTGCGAATGGGACACAACCTGCACCCCAGCTTGGTCTTGTGAAGGTTCCTACCATGACTAGCACG GATGAAAGCACCTCTGGACAAGGACTAGCACATGAAAATGGGATTGTTGCGGTAGTGGATCCTCAACCTCCTAGTGGACCATCTCCCGACCTCCTTGGAGATCTTTTAGGGCCACTGGCTATTGAAGGCCCACCAGGTACTGCTCCTCAATCTGATCCAAGTGTAGCTTCCGGTTTGGAAGGTGGTCCAAATCAAGATGCTTTAGCCCTTGCACCTGTTGAAGACCAGACTAGTACAGTTCAg CCAATTGGTGATATCGGCGAAAAATTCCGTGCATTATGCCTGAAGGATAGTGGTGTTCTGTATGAGGATGTCAATATCCAG ATTGGCATAAAAGCTGATTGGCGGGGTCATCATGGTCGAGTTATTCTCTTCCTGGGAAATAAGAATACTTCTCCATTAGTGTCAGTACAAGCCTTGATATTGCCCCCATCACATCTAAGGACAGAACTCTCACTAGTACCGGAGACAATCCCCCCAAGAGCGCAG GTTCAATGTCCACTTGAAGTAGTCAACCTCCAACCAAGCAGAGATTCAGCCGTGCTGGACTTCTCTTACAAGTTTGGAACCAATGTG GTCAATGTAAAACTTCGCCTTCCTGCTGTCTTGAACAAGTTTCTTCAGCCAATTTTGGTTTCCCCTGAAGAATTTTTCCCACAATGGAGATCCCTCACAGGACCTCCACTGAAGCTGCAAGAAGTT GTTAGAGGTGTAAGACCAATGCTGCTTGCAGAAATGGCGAACTTATTTAGCAGTTTGCACCTGACAGTTTGCCCTGGCCTT GATCCCAATGCTAATAATTTAGTTGTGAGCACAACATTCTACTCAGAAAGCACTCGAGCAATGCTATGCTTG ATAAGAATAGAAACAGATCCAGCAGACAGAACACAGCTGCGTATGAGCGTTGCATCAGGAGATCCAACACTGACATTCGA ATTGAAGGAGTTCGTTAAGGAACAATTAATCAGCATCCCTGTTCCTTCCGGACCACCTGCACCTATGCCGCCTCAAGCACAGCCGATAACTCCACCCACTCCATCCTCAGATCCTGGAGCTATTCTTGCTGGTTTGCTTTGA
- the LOC121798744 gene encoding uncharacterized protein LOC121798744, with product MAENIAFRGKSTDDPNKHITKFIQICNTTKLNGVTDDQIRLRLFPFSLEDSAKDWLESLESGSIRTWDAMVEKFLEKFYPPSEAIKRQHEIIAFQMNAAENITEAWARFKALMKRCPNHGLTPTIQVITFFKGCVPEAQRELNLSSVGNFLKKGVDEAMEVIEELASNDDGWSNNRSKVHRVASTTDHDPMSALSDKLDALTMKFDCMAMGQPTQEPQGNMKDVSYVNQGGNNRYYNNQRPNFQGGEYNQFGNRGHPNLSYGNPNNALQPPPGFTVTNGVVDDPKKMTTEDILKSFMLQSNKLMEQNNQRMEKVETDVQSMATHMKNIDTQISQISQTVSTMTQPGKFPSNTIINPKDCKAVQLRSGKSYEGPAMPYEDRVTEKAPEEEVLVEEVETETVQITPPSKENVVPTPPTPPAAHTSTDVRIPYPQRVQKKKTDA from the coding sequence ATGGCAGAGAATATTGCTTTTAGGGGCAAATCCACAGATGATCCGAACAAACACATCACCAAGTTCATTCAGATCTGCAACACTACGAAGTTGAATGGAGTGACAGATGATCAGATTCGACTTAGGCTGTTTCCCTTTTCCTTAGAGGATTCAGCAAAGGATTGGTTGGAGAGCTTGGAGTCGGGCTCAATCAGAACATGGGATGCTATGGTAGAGAAGTTTTTAGAAAAGTTTTATCCCCCCAGTGAGGCGATTAAGAGGCAACATGAGATCATTGCCTTTCAGATGAACGCTGCGGAGAATATCACAGAAGCATGGGCGAGATTCAAAGCTTTGATGAAACGATGTCCCAACCATGGGTTAACCCCGACAATCCAAGTTATTACTTTTTTCAAGGGATGTGTGCCTGAGGCACAAAGGGAGTTGAACTTGAGCTCAGTCGGTAATTTTCTGAAGAAAGGAGTGGATGAGGCCATGGAAGTAATAGAGGAGCTCGCATCTAATGACGACGGATGGAGCAACAACAGGAGTAAAGTACATAGGGTGGCGTCTACCACAGATCATGATCCTATGAGCGCCCTATCTGACAAGCTGGATGCGCTGACTATGAAGTTTGACTGCATGGCAATGGGGCAACCGACTCAAGAGCCCCAAGGAAATATGAAGGATGTTAGCTATGTGAATCAAGGGGGCAACAACCGGTACTACAATAACCAACGTCCCAACTTCCAGGGTGGAGAATATAATCAGTTTGGGAACAGGGGGCATCCCAATCTCTCTTATGGGAACCCCAATAATGCTCTGCAACCACCCCCGGGGTTCACGGTTACCAATGGAGTGGTCGATGATCCGAAGAAGATGACCACGGAAGACATACTCAAGTCTTTCATGCTACAGTCCAACAAGCTCATGGAGCAGAATAATCAAAGGATGGAGAAGGTTGAGACAGATGTGCAAAGCATGGCCACTCATATGAAGAACATCGACACACAGATCAGCCAGATTTCCCAGACTGTGAGTACTATGACTCAACCGGGAAAATTCCCTTCGAACACCATCATAAATCCCAAAGATTGCAAAGCTGTGCAGCTGAGGAGTGGAAAAAGTTATGAGGGACCTGCAATGCCATATGAGGACAGAGTAACGGAAAAGGCACCTGAAGAGGAGGTGTTAGTCGAGGAAGTTGAGACCGAGACAGTACAAATTACTCCCCCATCTAAGGAGAACGTGGTTCCAACTCCACCTACACCACCAGCAGCTCACACTTCCACTGACGTGAGGATTCCCTACCCTCAACGTGTGCAAAAGAAGAAGACAGATGCATAG
- the LOC121798662 gene encoding uncharacterized protein LOC121798662: MPSYAKFLKDVVSNKRKWMEYETVNLTESCSAIIQKKLPAKLKDPGSFTISCIVGDCQEGRALCDLGASINLMPYSFFQKMKIGVLRPTTISLQMADRTVSYSKGIVEDILVKVGEFIFPADFVVLDMEEDRHVPLLLGRPFLATGRALIDVHK, translated from the coding sequence ATGCCCAGCTATGCCAAGTTTCTGAAGGATGTGGTTTCTAACAAGAGGAAATGGATGGAGTATGAGACGGTGAATTTGACTGAAAGCTGCAGCGCCATTATTCAAAAGAAGCTACCAGCTAAATTGAAGGATCCAGGAAGTTTTACCATTTCTTGCATAGTGGGAGATTGTCAAGAAGGGAGAGCGTTATGTGATCTGGGGGCGAGTATCAATCTAATGCCCTATTCGTTCTTCCAGAAAATGAAGATTGGAGTGCTCAGACCCACTACTATATCATTGCAGATGGCTGACAGAACAGTGTCATATTCGAAGGGGATCGTTGAAGACATACTTGTCAAGGTCggggaatttatttttccaGCCGACTTTGTAGTACTTGATATGGAGGAAGATAGACACGTCCCACTTCTCTTAGGCAGGCCCTTTTTAGCCACAGGGAGAGCACTGATTGATGTGCACAAATGA